A stretch of DNA from Megalops cyprinoides isolate fMegCyp1 chromosome 17, fMegCyp1.pri, whole genome shotgun sequence:
acagaaagtcttatccagaacaacatGCTGCACTAGACAAATATGacataaatgttaatgtaattatgGCATAATGCCTTAAATAAATGCCACGGAAGAAACAATCACAGATACACCCAGAACTACTGTAAGATGGCTTTAAGATAATCAACAGCGATAAAAACAAAGGACAAGAAGGTGCAGGGTACCTAATAATTACATGCATGGTTTATTCATGTAGTAGGTACATTGTACAATTAAAAACATCCATGACATGTCCAATGATGTTGTGCCTAAGTTAGCCATAGGGCACATTTTACAGGTAGTCACAGCTGCTGGATTTCCTAGATCATcatacataaaatcacaaaacactgcaatgctgcaataattaaaagaaagacATTATAGTAAATGTGGGACCTAATAATGCCCCACAAAGCAATATTACATTAGATCACATTGCTTAGTGAAGCACAGCGTACTACACCATCCTTACAAAGAAGCACTATATCATCGTTAGATGGAAGAGTTGTCCGATGGATGTGAAATAAACAACCtacattgtttttctcctctgacCTTTGGTTGCCAAGGGAACTTGCACAGTAAGGACGCAAaccacaaaaatatattcaagcAGAACAAAATGCCCTATCATTCCTAACCACCACCCACATGTACACGCCTTTAACACAGATGATTTTTGGGTGTCATTTTGATCAGGTTTACAAGGGAAAGTTTCACTATATGCTGGATGAAGTACAAAGAGGACTGGCCTATTTTTATAGGCTAGACATATGATTGGTTAATTAGACCAGAAGACAACTGGAGTTTGTCTGCTTCACTTCAGATCACTAGCATGTCATTCACTGGAAAGTTCATATatgctctcagtctctctctctttctcactgtcacacacgcacacacacacacacacacacacacactactcacacacatgtgcacgcacataGTAGGTGGCGTGATGGAATTTGACATATACATCTAAGGGTATACCTCTCTTTCAACAAAGCAAAGGAAACACGATGTCATATGTGGACCCGTAAATTGGCTCAgtgtttgcagtttttattcGGGATTTCCGACAGAAGACGAGGTTTAATGTACTCGTGCCATTACCTTAATTCGTTTTGGTGCAATTACCTGCTGCTCTTTCGTTGTCAATGACGGCATGACACATTTCTGGAAACAAACTGTCATTCGTTACGTTTCCATGGTAACCGTAGCCGACACCTGCCCGCTTGCTGACGACAGCCACCAGCGTGTATTCGGGCTCGCAGTCAAGCGCGTGGTTGCAGAACGCTTTCCCTCTCAGTCGAGTCGTTTGGTAGCCTACGTGTTGAACTTTGAAAACAAACCTTATCGGTCTGCAGTAATTCGCAGAGCATTGCATTACAGTAAGTTAACTCTTATTTCCTATTTCTGTATGTCTCGTTCTACCTTTGATAAGAGTAAGATTATGCGTCGTTGCTTTTgtatgaacttttttttaaaattgtctaTGTAACATAACaatagtgtatgtgtatggaagtacaaaataaaacattgaaaccATTAATTTCACGAGAAGGAAACAATAGTATGcgttttgaaaatggaaaatatgaaaataacagtTTAATTGCAGCCAGAGAGCAATGTGAAGGAGTACTGCTGTAAAGCCTTTTAATCGACATTTTATCGCGGAGGATGTGGAACACGAgactaaaataaatgtgattattgTGCTATTGTCGCGGTGCTTGAAGTAGATGGAGTATGTGGTAGTCCTCGCGGTTGCATTTAGCACCGCTTTTCCCCTTTGTAGGGAAATAAACTCTAATGGTCTAACTCGTCAACGATATTCCTGCGCATtagtttttatgcatttttgtacattttgtgcaaATGGGGTTTTTCAGATACGCAATTTCAGTTTTGGAACATTCAGTAAATGAGAAAAGGATGGGTAAAGGCAAATAAAACAAGATGCTTTTAGCACACCTGCtgcttaatgtaatgtagcccTAAAATGTATGATAATAGCATTAATTGATATGCACTATTTAAAGATATCCGTCAACACTTCGTAAAAAATAAGGTGGGTGTATCTCAGCAcgattaaaaaagaaaaaaattaacgAGCTGGTTTTAAATCACTATTGTTGGACGCCCtttctgtaatgttgtgtaagGTTGTTTAATGCACTGTGCAACTGGCAGGATTTGACCAGTTAACTGGACTGGATATTCAGTAGTCTAAGagcacatttttaaaggtgTCTAATACTGTGCTTCCTAAATATGATaacttttcttttatttgtgttctcGCTGTATGGATTACAATAAATGCGGAGTTTCCCTATGACAGTGTAGCATCTTGTTTACCACATCTTGCTTATCACAAACAGTCAATATTTAGGAGTTTGGGTTTGTTAATTGAAATGGTACAGAGCTGTAATCAAGGATCTGTTTTCGATTTACCTCAGGGTTTAGGTGTTCCTTCTTGACAAGAGGACCTCAGCAAAAGCTACAGTCATTATGCAGGAAATACAAGACCATGTTTAGCAAAATAGCATCAAATTCAGCATGAAGATGTACTGATGCCTATGACTGTTTGAAGGAACAACACCTTTCACTTCGGTGCCGACTCACAAACCGATCATGTCAGTACAGGAAGTCCAAGTTGGTCAAGAAAAAGTTGGGTTGAAGCGGAAGTTGACTGGCCCTCCCAGACTTCTTCTAGGCAAATTCAGGGCCAAGAACCAGGGTGAAAACAAAATAGATGGTCAAGCTGGAATACACAGTGGAGTGGGCGATAATAATGGGATGCAGGGTACCACGCAAGATACCCCTGTAGACAATGGTTCTCTGTTGGTGGCTGTGGGCGACGTCCAGAAACCTCAGAGTGAGCAGCCAGAAACTGAAAGTGAAGAGGCCCCAGCCAATGTCTTCGCTGGAGCCTCAGGAATAAGCTCCACCTCAGAGGAAAATGAAGTGAAGGGAGATCCCCCAGGCAGTGGGGATACAGCAAAAAGACGGACAGGGAAGACGAGCTGGAAGCAGTTCTGGTCCCCTTCTCTGCTCTGCGTCAAAAGGCAGAGGAACGACCCTTGTGGAGATGGAATCACTGGCGACACCTGTCAGAAGAGGCAGACTGGCTGTGCCACCAAGAGAGCCGCGGGCAACTCCGCCGACCCGAAAGATGAGCAGTGCGACGGTGAAACCGCCCACTGCCACACCGATGCTCGCTCGCAAAGAAGCGACGCATTCTCGGCCGGAACTTGGGCGACCTTCAGAAGGCTCTTGATGGAGCCTCACGGCCCCCGCAAGCCAAAAGAGGGACGTTTAGAACAGGCAGTGCCAGGCAGAGAGGACAAAAAGCGCCCGAAAGCTTCCTTCAAGAAAAGAGTGGGCCGCTTCTTCAAGAGGGATGGCAAAAAGTCTCTGCAGGGGGTGGATGGGAGCCCTCAAGAACCTCTAGGTGAGGACACCACGGGGCTTCCTGGTAGGCCTGCAGATCATGGACAGGCAGCACCCGCCACACAAGAAGTTGATGGTTTAGAAGCTGACTGTCATATCAGAGGGTCACGTTCAGAGACCCTAACAGTGAGTGTGGAGGTAAGCGCAGAGAGAGCTGAGGGAACGGAGGAGAGCGATACTGCTGAGGCTTCTGGGAAATGTTTGAGAAGGAGAAAGGATGAGGAAGAATGTGGGGGATGCCCCAAGGAAGGAGTGGAGAGGAATGATCGGATTTTAAAAACCGACAATGCCTTGAAAAACAGTGGCCTGACACCTGTGATGGAAGAGCCCCACACTTTTGGGGAAGACTCAAATTTGTCCACTGATGTGGGAGAAGAGGCAGGTGTCAAATCACTTGAGGGGGTAGTGCgtgctgagacagacagaattCCAGAGGAGGCTGCCATGTTTGAAAAGGGCGCGATAGAGGAGAATGATTGCTGTTATAAAATCTCACAGGAAAGACACATGCAAGACTTCCTGCCCTTGAACACTGAGGCGCACAACGGCATTGACCTTGTACGATGTTACCGCACTGAAATAGATGGGATAGTAAGAAACGGGCCATTAGTGCATACCCCAGAGGCCATCCTCCTCCCTGACCTCTCTGTCGATGAAGGCATGCCATGTCGTGAGACCCTGCTGGTGCAGACTGCTTGCTCTGTAGTCAAGGCAGCCGTCAAGGCTGCCCTGGATCAGCTCAGAGCAGAAGACGACGGTACTGCCTCAAGTGTCCACAGAGGGGCGCAAGAAAGTCAAGGCCACCATTAACCTTTTCACGACTTGCATGTTAAAGGATCATGTAAAACAGACCTAGAAGGCACTGCTATCAATGTCGTGTCAAGGTCATCTTTAACCCCTTTATGGCTGTGTTTAATCCATGTCAATCAATAACGACCAGCAGGAATTCAGGGAGATTGACTAAGATTCCACGGAGTTGTCACACGTTGCAGTATTCTCCTCGCCCCTCTCCTCCACGTGGCCAGACACTTTCAATAGCTCCCTGCGTAAAGAATGCATCAACAGCCAAGACTGCCAACGGAGCTTTCCGTTAGTGCCCAGCCAACTAGAACAATGCAACTTTTTAGACCTCAGAACATGGCAGATGGAAATGATTGCAAGTGATCTGTGTCACACCCACCAAAGCAGCAAGCATGTATTATTGTGTGTTTACTTTAAGAGTATATGATGACGCTGAACCTGTGTTACTTGTATGTGGTTGTGCTGTTGGGAAAATGCGGAATACGCTGGACAAATTCAGTCATGGCGCAGTGTTAGCATCtcattgtattttatgtgtcaACCCTTGGGCAGCTCAGGCCAGATTTTGATGGTGCAGAAAGGTGTCGCTGTAGGTAGTGCAGTTGTATTTTGATCATTTGCCCTCAGCAAAATTGTCAGCAGCGCCAAGAATACAGTTGATAGCATTAGTATTTTGCCCAGTGTAGGAGGTTAATAGGTGGGTTAGGGAGTGGTCGTGAACATTCAGCATGCATTGGCATCTAGGACACAGTAGGCATTGTGACACCTGAGAGCTTGCAGAGGCCCCAGTATAATGTCTTTGAGTTACTGGTAAACTGTGAGAGATATGGAAAAGTCATATGTCCATCATCACGAAAATTTAATTGACAATATTACTGATTTCAATAAAAGCACTGGTCATGGAGAATAATGAAGAGTGTACACAcctacagaaaataaaatcaccaACCAGACTTTGAAAAGAAGAAGACTAGCTGCCTCCTGTGATGTGTCATATTGTGTAATTAATGtcttatttattaattacagtaATCCGTCTATCAAATACTCTCTATTGGTCcaatacaaaaacactgaaaaaacacagtaaagCAAAAAGTTGATGTGGTTCAAGCAGACCTCACAaccacaaagagaaagaaattatTAAAAGACTCTAGTGGGCTGCCAAGTAAAAATCAAGCCTGAAATAGCAACAGAGTTAAAAATTCATAAAGTGATATTTTTGCAAAATAGCCATTTATTGCCTTTGTAGTGAAAGGGTACAACCCTTGAGTGATTCCCTCTCCATTTCAGAGGTGGGAGGTCAGAAGCAGCTTCTTGTGTTTAAGAATGTGCTGGCCTCATTCTGCCATGTGCTTGATGTTCAAAGCTGTTCTCACTGTTTGCGCTCCTTACCTGTTGCTGTGAAGATGACAGCTGCCTCATTCTCCTATGCCATAGAGTTGTTGTAGCACATCGATGGGGATTTCCTTGCAGGCTGAGATCACATTGACTGCATTTACGTGCAGCTGCAAGCACCATCGGTCAGTACCGCTTATGTCATTGTCAGGGGGTCCAGTTTTAAATGGCAACTGTAGCACCACATGCGTGAATACTAACTATTCTGGATCAGATTATGATTCCTTTTCCCTCACTGCTAAATTGTGCCCCCTACACAGTGACAGCTTGCCACAGACACATTGTGTAATTGACCAAACATTTACAATGCCGAAATTGTATTGCTGTCATTAAATCTTCTAAGCATAGAATGGACATTGTATCTATCAGTGTAGCATTGTTCAGGAATAGGAATAGAATTCCTATTCCTGCTAATAAGTTATACAAATACTAAATTTTTAGCTGtaaagacaaaataacaaactgacaaactttcattacaaaataattaagGTACTGGACAACATTGTTGTAATTAAATGAGTAAGTGTCAAATTGGCCATATCAAAAGAAACATCATTTTTCAGAGCATTTTCTCTGCAAGATTGACATTATTAAGTTCAATATTGCATCTGTGCACACAAATAATGCTATATATAATGTAAACTAACTCTTTTATCAACACAAGATGTTTAACGGATTATTCTTATCTTTCATATGCTGCTatcttcctctccctttgaACTTGCCACAGGTATGAGCGTCCCTCATTTGGAGAATGCTGTTTTGCCGTGGCAGTAATGTGACATACATCCTAATTGTGACATAATGTAATTGCAGCGGTAATGTGACATACATCTTGATTGTGACATAATTCGATTGTGGCAGATCTTGATTGGCCAATGTGTGATCACGCCTTGTTCAGACCTCCATCTCGTTCCCAGCCCACTTTTCCActtgtgctgctgtctgtgccagtTTTTATGCATTGTCAAAATGCCACAGTTGTGCTGGCTCCGCCTCTTTCATCTTGTGTTTGAAGTCTGCGTTAGCAGACAGTGTTTCCGCCATCCAAATCAGGCCTGttctgattcattttaaaatgtgttataaaagTCTGTCCTGTGTCTTAGATCAAGGTGATAATTTCAAAGTGTTTCATCACACAACGACCTGTCactttaaatttgtaaatttataTTGGAATATCTTCACAACCATCTACCCTCTATGTCTATAATGAGATGAGGCTTTGAAGTACTTTAGCATTTGTGCTTGTAAATTTTCTCAGCATGGTTTGGGATATTGCAACTGTCAATGATTGGATTCGTAATCTGCATTAAAATTATCGGTATTAATTATGGTACTGATTGGTTTTTTgttgctcttttgttttttctgctctgATAGATTTTTCCATGGTACCATCTCTATCCAATAGCATCAGGGCTGAACAGATTTCATGGGTTTAAGGCCAAATGTCCAGCCAGCTGGAcccatgaaaatgtgtgtgacgATGGTTATTTTCACAAGAtacaaaatagatttttttgagAATTCTGGTCACAAGGCAAAAAagctggagggaaaaaaagatttagaaCATATTCTACTTGCAGTTTGTCAAATCTACTCATAATATGCATATGAATGTAATGATACATGTTCTGTATCTTAAGATGGCCACTAAGGGTCTGTATGGGTGTGGACTGCCTCACctgctcattttaaatgctAGGTAATACCTCATCACAGAATGACACAGTTATTGTTAACTTGCAGCAGAAGGAAAAACACTGTAGGCTGGACTGCACTGTGGTACACCTGGAAATCCAGGGCTGAGTCATGAGTCACAAGGTAAAAGGTCTTAAAGTAGGGAGAATCATAAAGTTGAGTGTTCAGATCCTATCCAAGCTACCTGCAGGTGCAagttgtgatattttttttacttgttataTGTTCTGTCAAGATAAATTTTATATAGCCTATTTGTGGCAATCCTGTAAGGACTATAACATCCTCTAGATACACAGATGGACAGGGGGCTGCAGACAGATTAAGCACCATGGACACtcaattcattttctgtaccAATGTTTCCGTTTTATCCCTTTAGGATTTAAATCCGTAACTTAAAGTGGCTTTTGAATTATTGGACAAAATCTGAGGAACACGACGATCCTCTGGCAACACTTCATTTGACAAATAGCAACAAAATCAGTTCTGTATTTGGATGCATTCCCCAAAGGCCTACTGGAAGAGATCGAAATGGTGCTGATAAACAGCGATGTAGGCCTACGCCTTTGCTGGGTTCGTTTCTAAGGAGTGACATATTTGAGTGCTACTCTAGAATAACGGACTCTAATCAACTACAGCATTAAGTAGTGGCAAAACTTAAGAGCGCGCTCTCATTAAATTAGCATTTGATGAAGATAAAACATAAGGAAGAAATTAGTATCACAACTTTACTGCTCTCACACTGGCAATGAGTTACTAAGAAAAGTCAGAAATCCTGTACGTCCACCATGTTACTATATTCTACGAAGTTGTGATGAGTGTGTTCGTTAATTTTAGTGGGAATACTACCGTGAAATTTATGAATGCAGGGGAAGAAATCAATATCTTAAGTATGCTACgcagagttaaggacaaatggGTATTTTGCCAGATAACCGCCTTATTTCTGCTTTCTGGCCAAATGGATTTGCTGTTCAAGACCGACAATGCAACACTCCATCTAATAGTGACCACCTCAGGCAAGCATATGCAGTGTGAGTCACTTAAGTTTAATTGGTGCGTTGCCTAGTTTGTTTAAACTAATGGAGACATATTGTTCACCTTTGAGAAGCTCCGATTGGTCAGTTGCGGGCTCTCAATCTCACACCTCCCAGAGCTAGCCAgtaatttcattattgttacctctctttttaatgaaagtacgttaaaatcattattaaaaatacagcaaggGTCTCTTAGAGCTTATATAGGCCTACATCCATAATAGCTATTAACACAcccataaaataatattcacaGCACTcagtaaatgtttattaatCTTGTGTAAAGTAAAACACAATTAGGAAATGATCTGACTGACTGCAGTGATGACAGTCCGATAGCCAGATTTATTTCCCTCCGAGCGAACAGATGTTTTCAGCGAACGAATGAGTCATACCGCCACTCACGATGTGCAGTTATGAAATACACACACCAGCT
This window harbors:
- the si:dkey-1h6.8 gene encoding uncharacterized protein si:dkey-1h6.8 translates to MSVQEVQVGQEKVGLKRKLTGPPRLLLGKFRAKNQGENKIDGQAGIHSGVGDNNGMQGTTQDTPVDNGSLLVAVGDVQKPQSEQPETESEEAPANVFAGASGISSTSEENEVKGDPPGSGDTAKRRTGKTSWKQFWSPSLLCVKRQRNDPCGDGITGDTCQKRQTGCATKRAAGNSADPKDEQCDGETAHCHTDARSQRSDAFSAGTWATFRRLLMEPHGPRKPKEGRLEQAVPGREDKKRPKASFKKRVGRFFKRDGKKSLQGVDGSPQEPLGEDTTGLPGRPADHGQAAPATQEVDGLEADCHIRGSRSETLTVSVEVSAERAEGTEESDTAEASGKCLRRRKDEEECGGCPKEGVERNDRILKTDNALKNSGLTPVMEEPHTFGEDSNLSTDVGEEAGVKSLEGVVRAETDRIPEEAAMFEKGAIEENDCCYKISQERHMQDFLPLNTEAHNGIDLVRCYRTEIDGIVRNGPLVHTPEAILLPDLSVDEGMPCRETLLVQTACSVVKAAVKAALDQLRAEDDGTASSVHRGAQESQGHH